In the genome of Saccopteryx leptura isolate mSacLep1 chromosome 10, mSacLep1_pri_phased_curated, whole genome shotgun sequence, one region contains:
- the LTF gene encoding lactotransferrin has translation MKLIFPALLSLLAIGLCLAAPRNSVRWCTVSEAESRKCSKFQRNLRKVRGPPISCVRRNSYTECIRAVASKRADAVTLDGGQVYEAGLDPYRLRPVAAEIYGTNAQPQTQYYAVAVVRKDSNFQLNETRGVRSCHTGLNRSAGWNMPIGTLRPYLNWAGPPEPLQEAVANYFSASCVPCADGTQYPNLCRLCAGTGEDKCACSSAEPYFGYSGALKCLRDGAGDVAFVKEATVFEDLPDKAERDQFELLCPDNTRRPVDEFKDCHLARVPSHAVMARSVDGKEDLIWKLLSKAQERFGRGKSSSFQLFSSPPGQKDLLFKDNTLGFLRVPSQVDAGMYLGANYVTAVKNLERTAVEVEERRSRVVWCAVGPDEQHKCQQWSSQSPETMACATATTPEECITLVMKGEADALSLDGGLVYIAGECGLVPVLAESQKSKENSNSDCVDRPVEGYRAVAVVKTSNTGFTWNSVLGKKSCHTGVDRTAGWNIPMGLLLNRTGSCKFDEYFSESCAPGSDPSSSLCALCIGDDSGQDKCVPNNNERYFGYTGAFRCMAENAGDVAFVKDSIVLENTDGRGTAEWTRDLKLEDFELLCPDGTRKPVTEAASCHLSVAPNHAVVSRNDKAGHLERVLLDQQARFGRNGRECPGTFCLFQSDTKNLLFNDNTECLARLHGKNNYKSYLGAEYVTAVSNLQKCSSSPLLEACAFLRR, from the exons ATGAAGCTTATCTTCCCTGCTCTGCTGTCCCTCTTGGCCATTG GACTATGTCTGGCTGCCCCTAGGAATAGTGTTCGGTGGTGCACCGTATCAGAAGCAGAGTCAAGGAAATGCTCCAAATTCCAAAGAAACCTGCGAAAAGTGCGTGGCCCTCCTATCTCCTGCGTGAGGAGAAACTCCTACACTGAATGTATCCGGGCCGTCGCG TCGAAGAGGGCAGACGCCGTGACCCTGGATGGCGGCCAAGTGTATGAGGCCGGCCTAGACCCGTACAGACTGAGACCCGTAGCGGCAGAGATCTACGGGACCAACGCAC AGCCCCAGACCCAGTATTATGCTGTGGCCGTAGTGAGGAAGGACAGCAACTTCCAGCTGAACGAGACACGAGGCGTGAGGTCCTGCCACACGGGCTTGAACAGGTCCGCCGGGTGGAACATGCCAATAGGCACACTTCGTCCGTACCTGAACTGGGCGGGGCCACCGGAGCCCCTTCAGGAAG CTGTGGCCAACTACTTCTCTGCGAGCTGTGTTCCCTGTGCGGATGGGACACAGTACCCCAACCTGTGTCGCCTGTGTGCGGGCACAGGGGAAGATAAGTGCGCCTGCTCCTCCGCGGAACCCTACTTTGGCTACTCCGGTGCCCTCAA GTGTCTGAGGGACGGGGCCGGAGACGTGGCCTTTGTCAAGGAGGCGACGGTGTTTG aGGACCTGCCAGACAAGGCTGAGAGGGACCAGTTTGAGCTGCTCTGCCCAGACAATACTCGGAGGCCAGTGGATGAGTTCAAGGATTGCCACCTGGCCCGGGTCCCTTCTCATGCTGTTATGGCCCGAAGTGTAGACGGCAAGGAGGACTTGATCTGGAAGCTTCTCAGCAAGGCGCAG GAGCGCTTTGGAAGAGGCAAGTCATCGTCATTCCAGCTCTTCAGCTCCCCTCCCGGGCAGAAGGACCTGCTGTTCAAAGATAATACCCTCGGGTTTTTGAGGGTCCCCTCGCAGGTAGATGCTGGGATGTACCTCGGTGCCAACTACGTCACTGCTGTCAAGAACCTAGAGAGAA CCGCAGTGGAGGTGGAGGAGCGGCGCTCACGGGTCGTGTGGTGCGCGGTGGGCCCAGACGAGCAGCACAAGTGCCAGCAATGGAGCAGCCAGAGCCCCGAGACAATGGCCTGTGCCACTGCCACCACCCCCGAGGAGTGCATCACCCTGGTCATG AAAGGAGAAGCCGACGCCCTGAGTTTGGACGGAGGATTAGTCTACATTGCGGGTGAATGTGGTTTGGTGCCTGTCCTGGCAGAGAGCCAGA AATCCAAAGAAAACAGTAACTCAGATTGTGTGGACAGACCGGTGGAAG GGTATCGTGCTGTGGCGGTGGTCAAGACATCCAATACGGGTTTCACCTGGAATTCTGTGCTAGGCAAGAAGTCCTGCCACACTGGTGTGGACAGGACTGCCGGCTGGAACATCCCCATGGGCCTGCTCCTCAACCGGACAGGTTCCTGCAAATTTG ACGAATACTTCAGTGAAAGCTGTGCTCCCGGGTCAGACCCGAGCTCCAGTCTCTGCGCTCTGTGTATTGGCGACGACTCGGGCCAAGACAAGTGTGTCCCCAACAATAATGAGAGATACTTCGGCTATACTGGGGCGTTCAG GTGCATGGCTGAGAATGCTGGAGACGTTGCGTTTGTGAAAGATTCCATTGTCCTGGAGAACACTGACG gAAGGGGCACTGCAGAGTGGACGCGGGACCTGAAGCTGGAGGACTTCGAGCTGCTGTGCCCTGACGGCACCCGGAAGCCTGTGACTGAGGCTGCCAGCTGCCACCTGTCTGTGGCCCCAAACCACGCGGTGGTGTCTCGGAATGACAAGGCAGGGCACCTGGAGCGAGTGCTGCTTGATCAACAG GCTAGGTTTGGGAGAAACGGACGTGAGTGCCCAGGCACCTTTTGCTTGTTCCAGTCCGACACCAAAAACCTCCTGTTCAACGACAACACTGAGTGTCTGGCCAGACTCCACGGCAAAAACAATTACAAGTCATATCTGGGAGCAGAGTATGTCACGGCCGTGTCTAACCTGCAGAAGTGCTCCAGCTCCC CCCTTCTGGAAGCCTGCGCCTTCCTGAGGAGGTAA